TAGTGCCAGCAATACAAATTTCAGGTTATACCGGTTACCAAAAGATTCCTTTAACGGGTTACTAGACAACTTGCCTTCCGTTTTTATTTTTTTAAAGAGGGGAGACTCATCCATATTTCTGCGGATGAAATAACTTACAATTACCATGAAGATTGAGATCAGGAACGGTACCCTCCACCCCCATTCCAAAAACGCCTCATTTGACATGGCATTGCGGGTCAACAATATTACCGCTAGTGAAATAAACAATCCAAATGAGGCAGTAGTCTGTATCCATGAGGTTCGCTCTCCCCTTCGATGGGGCTCTGCGTGCTCGGAAACGTAAGTAGCAGCTCCCCCGTATTCACCGCCAAGGGCAAGTCCTTGCAAAAGCCTTAATATTAACACCAATATTGGGGCTACAAAACCAATGGTTTTATACTCTGGAATCAAGCCTATAGCAACTGTAGATAGCCCCATCACCAATAAAGTAGTGAGAAAGGTGTATTTTCTACCTATGATATCGCCCAATCTACCAAAGAAAAGCGCACCGAAGGGCCTTACAACAAATCCAGCTGCAAAAGTGGCCAGTGTCGATAGAAAAGCCGCAGTTGGATTGTCGGATGGAAAAAATTTCGTAGAAATGATTACGGCTAAACTGCCAAAAATATAAAAGTCATACCATTCAATGAGTGTTCCCAAAGAAGATGCTCCTATCACTTTCCACAACTCACCTGGCTTACGGGATACGGAAGTATCGTTTTCATTCATAACTTTCTTACAATTGGTTTAATTTAAATTACTCTCCCTATTTCTACGAAACCGGGAGCATTTTTACTGCTCGGCAAAATAACAATTAAACCTAATTTTATTAAGAAAAAAGAAACAATTCATCAACAGGCTCTATATTAGATCAATAACATGCGAACAGGCTTTTTCAGCAATAAACTAAAAATACTTGCATAAACAAAAACATTTTCTGATATTTGCAAACTCTTTAAGAAAAGAAGTTTTTAACAGAACGAATATAGCATATAGTCATGTCAAGAATTTGTGATTTAACAGGTAAAGCAGCATTAAACGGATACAACGTTTCTAATTCTAACGTTAAAACCAAGCGTAAATTTTACCCTAACCTTCAAACAAAAAGGTTCTTTATCCCGGAAGAAAACCGTTGGATTACTTTAAAAGTATCTACATCTGCGATCAAAACCATCAACAAAAATGGTATTACAGCAGTGATTAACAAGTTTATCAAAAAAGGATACGTTTAGTTTTAGGTATTACGCTAAAATCTATTTATCCTGTAGTACAAAATATATCCCGCAGATTTGCGGCATTAAGACAAAATAAAAATGGCTAAAAAAGGTAACAGAGTTCAGGTAATTTTAGAGTGTACCGAACATAAAGAAAGTGGCCAACCGGGCATGTCTCGTTATATCACCACTAAGAATAAGAAAAATACTACAGAACGTTTGGAATTGAAAAAATTCAATCCCGTACTTAAAAAAGTAACCGTTCATAAGGAGATTAAGTAAATCTTTAATAATTGCCCACCAAGGGCCTAAAGAATAAAAGAAATGGCTAAGAAAACCGTTGCAACCCTTAAAACAGGTAAAGGTAAAGATTACACAAAAGTAATTACCGCCGTTAAATCACCAAAAACTGGTGCTTATACGTTCAAAGAATTAATCGCTCACAACGATCATATTAAAGACGCCGTTGAAGCAGCAAAAGAAATTGTTGCAGAAAACGCCGCTCAGTAATAAAGTGACCTAAAATATATAAGGCCGTTCCGATTTATATTGGAAGGGCTTTTTTTGTTTAAACTGCTGCTACTATTTGTTTTCCCAAGGTCCGAATCATTATATCTAGCAGGTCATATAATCAAGTTAAAACAGTATCTTTACAGGGTATAGCAATTTATTTCTTGTACATTATTTAATTATGGGATTATTTGATTTTTTTAAAAAAAAGGAACAGACCCCCGAAGTTCAGGAAGCTTTAGAAAAAGGTTTAGAAAAAACAAAAGAAGGTTTCTTCACGAAGATCACCAAAGCTGTGGTTGGCAAATCAACAGTAGATGATGACGTGTTAGATGATCTGGAAGAGATATTGGTAACGTCTGATGTTGGTGTTACTACCACGCTGAAAATAATAGAACGCATAGAAGATCGGGTAGCTAGAGACAAGTATGTTAATACGTCTGAACTTAACGGCATCTTACGGGATGAGATTCAGGCATTATTAGCTGAAAATAACAGTGAAGATTTTGAAAACTTTGAATACGGCAAACATAAACCGTACGTAATCATGGTAGTCGGGGTTAATGGCGTAGGTAAAACTACCACCATTGGCAAATTGGCCCATAAATTAAAAGAGGCCGATAACAAGGTAGTGCTCGGAGCAGCAGACACATTCAGGGCCGCAGCTGTTGATCAAATAAAGCTGTGGGGTGAACGGGTTGGTGTAAGAGTGGTTGCTCAATCGATGGGATCAGACCCTGCCTCTGTTGCATTTGACACTGTCCAATCCGCCGTTGCTAACGGTGAAGATGTGGCTATTATTGATACTGCCGGTCGTCTACATAACAAGCTGGCGCTTATGAACGAGCTTACCAAAATAAAAAATGTTATGAAAAAGGTAGTACCAGGTGCTCCACACGAAATATTATTGGTGCTCGACGCTTCTACCGGGCAAAATGCCATTGAGCAGTGTAAACAGTTCACCCAAGCTACCGATGTTAATGCGCTGGCTTTGACAAAGCTGGACGGCACGGCCAAGGGTGGAGTGGTAATAGGTATATCTGATCAATTCAAAATACCTGTAAAGTATATCGGTGTAGGCGAAAGTATAAACGACTTACAACTATTTAATAAAAAAGAATTTGTGGACTCCCTCTTTAAATAGGGAAAAGGGATAAGATGAGGACAAAAAAAAAGACACCAATACAGCCGCAAAAACCACGTGTCAACGTGATTACACTGGGCTGCTCGAAAAACATTCATGATAGCGAAGTGCTCATGGGGCAACTCAAAGGCAACAACATGGAAGTTGTACATGAAGCTAATAACATCTATAAGGACGATATTGTCGTCATAAACACCTGCGGCTTTATAGACAATGCCAAGCAAGAATCAATTGACACCATTTTACAATATAGTGCATTAAAGGATGAAGGCAAACTAAATAAGGTTATTGTTACCGGTTGCCTTTCCGAGCGATATAAGCCCGAGCTTGAATCAGAAATTCCGAACGTAGATGCCTATTTCGGGACAAATGACCTGCAAAACCTGTTAACTACCGTGGGGGCTGATTATAAATATGAGCTCTTGGGCGAAAGGATGCTTAGCACACCCAATCACTATGCTTATTTTAAAATAGCTGAAGGCTGCAATCGGCCCTGTTCTTTCTGTGCAATTCCGCTTATGCGCGGAAAACATATTTCAAAACCTATTGAAGATCTGGTAAAGGAGGCTAAACATTTGGCAAAAAACGGCACAAAAGAACTTATTCTAATTGCACAGGATTTAACTTATTATGGGTTGGATATCTATGGTAAACGTAACCTTGCCGACTTGTTGAGGCACCTTTCGGATGTAGAAGGAATCGAGTGGATCCGATTACAATACGCTTATCCATCAGGTTTTCCGATGGACATATTAGAGGTGATGAACGAAAGGGATAATATCTGTAATTATCTGGACATGCCCTTACAGCATATCTCAGACAGTATGTTGAAATCAATGCGCCGTGGAACCACTAAACAAAAAACTATCGATTTAGTGAATGCCATTCGCGATAAAGTGCCTGATATTGCCTTGAGGACAACCCTTATCTGTGGGTACCCGGGGGAAACGCAAAAAGATTTCGAAGAAATGAAAGTATGGGTAGAAAATACTAGGTTTGACCGCCTGGGCTGCTTCACTTATTCACATGAAGAAAAAACCCATGCCTATGCCCTAGACGACAACATATCGCAAGAAGTAAAGGAAAGCCGGGTAGAAGAAATCATGGACATCCAACAGGGAATTTCATACGAGATCAACCAAAACAAGGTAAACAAAACCTTCAAAGTGATGATTGATAAGTTAGAAAGCGATTACCTTATTGGTCGTACAGAGTATGACTCACCCGAAGTCGATAACGAAGTGCTCATTTCAGTAACAGAAAACTATGCCAGTGTAGGCAGATTTGTAGAAGTACAAGTTAACAGGGCAGAAGATTTTGATCTTTATGGAACAATTGTAAAATAAGTGTTCGGTACACTTGCTAAACCATTTGAAATGCTATTTTTGTTAAACAGGTTGGTGAACACCGATCTGTTTTTTTATTAAAACATAATCAAGTGAAGGCAAGTTACATCAATTATAGCGACACCAATAGTTTTTCTGAAACCCTTATAGCCTATATAGCAAATAACAAAAAGTTGGCCCCATTTATTGGCAACCGGCCAACCCTAGATGGTTTTAAGAACCAGATCGCTCAAAAAAAGGGAAAAACAGATCGCTCCCTACTAGTAAATAACCTACAGGAGCAATATCGGGAGATTGATGAACATTTCAGTGCTGTAAATACCAATATTGAACTTCTGGCAGACGAAAACACCTTTACCGTCACAACAGGCCATCAACTCAACATCTTTACCGGTCCGCTTTATTTTATCTTTAAAATCGTTAGCACTATAAAACTGTGCAACGAGCTTAAGAAACATTTTCCAGAATATAACTTCGTACCCATCTATTGGATGGCAACCGAAGACCATGATTTTGAAGAAATCAACCATACCGAGTTGCAGGGAGAAACCATTAAATGGGATATACCTGCTCAGGCAGCTACCGGTCGCATGGAAACACTCTCCATGGCGCGTACTGTTAAGAAATACAAAAGAATTTTAGGCCTTTCCCATAATTCGGATAAACTGGCAACGCTAGTCGAAAAAGCCTACCTCTCCAATCATAACACTTTGGCCGATGCCACCCGTTATCTGGTCAACGGCCTATTCGGAAAATACGGTTTGGTGATCCTGGATGGAGATAGGCAACAGCTAAAGAAGACTTTTGCACCTTATATAGAACAAGATATTCTTCGGCAAAACAGCTATCGTGAAATTGTCAAAACAACAAAAGCCTTAGAAAAACAAGGTTTTGAAGCACAGGTGCATGCCAGAGAAATCAACTTCTTCTATCTCACGGATGAAATACGTGAACGGATTGTGGCTACGAAAGAGGGAAAGTTCCAGGTACTTCATCAGAACAAGTTTTTTACCGAAGAAGAACTGTTAAAGGAAATTCATGAGCATCCTGAGCGTTTCAGTCCGAATGTAGTCATGCGTCCACTTTATCAGGAAGTTCTGTTACCAAACCTCTGTTATGTTGGTGGTGGTGCCGAAATTGTGTACTGGTTGCAATTGAAAAGTAATTTTGAATGCTATAAAGTTGATTACCCCATATTATTACCGCGCAATTCGGCCCTGATCTCCAATGAACATCTCGACTATAAAATATTTAGATTAAACCTTACCTTTAAAAGTATTTTCAGAGATGCAGATGATCTAAAAAAAGAATACGTACGTGTTCACTCAAAACACCGGCTTAACCTAAATGAGGAATGGCTGGAAATTGAAGAGGTATTTGAACGGATAAAAGAACGGGCAGGAAAAATTGACCCGACACTTAAACCAAGTACCGATGCTATAAAAACAAGATTATGCAAAGCAATCAATAACCTGGAACGAAAGTTTGTGAAAGCCGATAAACTGAATTTTGACGATGCAATCTCACAGATTGATAAGATTAAAGAAAAATTCTTTCCAAACGGTCAATTGCAGGAAAGGACAGAGAACTTTGGATTACTCTATGTAAAATATGGCGATGAACTTATATCCGATTTACTACGCTATTTTAATCCCTTGGACATGAAATTCACCGTTTTATATTAATTTAGATTCATGGATTTCGCTGTTAATCTTTGGATACGCCACGTAGCTGCAACGCTCGCTCTGCTCACGCCACAAGTTTGCTTATGCGCATCCAAAGCTGCCTCCGAACTTCCAACAGGTTTTGTGACCGTTACAGACACGACCTTGGAGGCGGCAGCGGAGCGCGCCCGGATCCAGACGTGGAGCAACGGGCGCAAAACCAATCTTGTTAAAGCGAAATCCCTGGGTTTTGATTTGGTGGGTAGACAATTGAATGTATATAAAGACTATTAAAGCAATGAATATCGAAGAACTAAGAACGTATTGCCTAAGCAAAAAAGGGGTTACCGAAGGTTTTCCTTTCGGCCCAGACACCTTGGTTTTCAAAGTAGGAGAAAAAATTTTCTTGCTTACAGGCTTAGATTCGAATCCCCTATCCTTCAATGTCAAATGTGATCCAGAATGGGCCATTGAACTACGTGAACAGCACCCACATAGTGTGTTGCCTGGTTATCATATGAACAAAAAACATTGGAACACTATTCGCGTGAATGGCGAACTCCATCGACAACAGCTCGAAAAAATGGTCGACCACAGTTATGAACTGGTATTCAATAGCCTACCGAAAAGCGTGAAAGACATTCTCTAGTGTAACAAAAACAAAGCGATTTTAATATTTAACATTTAACATTCGGTTTTTAACACTTTCTCCCACTACTTTTAAGGGAATAAAAACCCGAATTTATGGAGATCTCCTATACAAAACTCAACAACCTTCTTGGATGGATATGCTGCTTTTTGGCAAGCACCGTATTTTTTTTGACCAAAGAACCCACGGCCAGCTTTTGGGACTGTGGAGAATTTATAGCAGCCGCCTATAAATTGCAAATTGTTCACCAACCCGGCGCACCCTTGTTTCTACTGATTCAGAATTTATTTTCAAACCTCGCTTTTGCCGGCACTGGCCATATTGCTTATTGGATGAATACGGGTGCCGCACTATGTAGTGGTTTAACCATCTTATTCCTATTTTGGACCATTACGGCGCTGGCGAAGAAAGCCATGATAAAAAATCAGGAGATACCTGGCGTACTGCAGACTGCACAGATTATGGGTTCGGGCATCGTAGGTGCTTTAGCCTATGCTTTTTCAGACACCTTTTGGTTTTCCGCCGTTGAAAGTGAAGTATATGCCATGTCGTCCTTATCTACAGCTCTTGTCTTTTGGCTCATTCTCAAATGGGAAAACCACGCCCATGAGGTACGTTCGGATAAATGGTTGATACTAGTTGCCTTCATCATGGGGCTTTCCATCGGCGTGCACCTATTGAATTTGTTGACTATTCCCGTAATAGCGTTGGTCATTTATTTTAGAACCCATGAGCAAAGTTCCACAAAGGGCGTATTAAAAACATTGGGTGTAAGTTTCTTGATATTGGCCTTTATTCTGTGGGGGGTAATTCAATACCTGGTTATGGCAGCGGCACAATTTGATTTCTTTTTTGTTAATCAGCTCGGTTTAGGCTTTGGAAGTGGCATCACCGTTTTCGCCATGCTGCTGATCGCTGCCATTGTGCTGAGCATTCGCTACTCGATAAATAAAAATAAACCGCGATTAAACTTAGCGCTTATCTGTTTCAGTTTTGTGCTTTTTGGCTATAGCTCATTCGCCATGGTAGTTATCCGGGCGGCAGCCAATCCTCCTCTCAATAATTACGCACCGGACAATATTTTTTCCTTTTTAGAATACGTTGCCCGTGATCAATATGTGGCTACTCCATTAATTACGGGCAAATATTTCGATTCTAAACCAATAGCTGTTAAAAACGGCGCAAACATTTACCGGAAAGATCAGGATAAATATACGATCATAGGCAATAAACCGGTATATGAGTACGATCGATCAACACTGTTTCCCCGTGTGCACAGTAGTGAAGCCGGCCGCAGCCACCCGCAATTTTACCGTAGCTGGTTGGGTTTGACAACTTCCGAGCAACCTACCTTTATTAGTAATCTACAGTTCTTCATCACCTATCAGTCCGGGGTCATGTTCTGGCGTTACTTTATGTGGAATTTTGTGGGTCGGCAGAATGATGAAAGTGGTCAACTGGCCAATCTTACAGACGGCAACTGGCTAAGCGGTATAAAACCACTCGACAATTTGCGCTTGGGCGGACAATATGCGCTACCACAATCGGCACAAAACGAGCCATCAACTAACCATTTCTATTTTCTACCGCTACTTTTGGGTATCGTGGGGCTCTTGTGGCACTATAAATCCAGTAAAAAAGATATGGCAGTAGTAGGGCTATTATTTTTCTTTACAGGCCTGGCCATTGTATTGTACTTAAACGACACACCTATGCAGCCACGAGAACGCGATTATGTATATGCAGGTGCTTTCTACGCCTTTACCATCTGGATCGGATTAAGCGTGATGGCTATTATTAAGCTATTAAAACATAAGCTGCGGCCAAAAGTCGCCACTATCGCAGCTGTAATACTTGCCTTCCTTATGGCGCCGGCATTAATGCTCAAAGAAGGATGGGACGATCACGACCGCTCGCATCGGCATACTGCAAGAGATTTATACGCCCGCAACTACCTGGAGTCTTGCGAACCGAATGCCATCCTGTTTACCATAGGCGATAACGACACCTTTCCCCTCTGGTATGCGCAGGAGGTAGAAAATATCCGACCCGATGTCAGGATCGTAAACTTGGGTTATTTAAGCTCCGATTGGTATGTCAAACAGATGCGCGAACAGATGAACGCATCTGCCCCGCTCCCCATAAACATTCCGCCGGAGAAAATTGATAAAGGCATTAGAGATTATCTGGAATATGAAGATTACGGTATCTCACAACGCATTGAGATCAAAGATCTATTGGAGGTGATGTTATCTGATCATCCCAGTGATAAATCCACACAGAGCGGCCGGAATTTTCTGCCGACAAAAAAAATGAAGCTTGCCGTCGACAAACAGGACGTCTTAAAAAATAAAGTCGTTCCGAAAGCATGGGAAGACGCTATCACCGATAGTATGGAATGGGATTTCAATCAAGATTACATTACCCGAACGCATCTAGCCTTTTTTGATATTTTAGTAAACAATAAGTGGGAACGCCCTATCTATTTCAATGCCATGCCATCCAGTGAGTTAATGGGCCTGGATAAATATCTGGTCAATGAAGGACTGGTTTTAAAATTGATGCCGGTAGCCTTTAATCAAGAACGAGAGGCAGATGAAATACCGCCGGCCGGACAACTCAGCAATATCGATGCACTTCATGATAACCTTATGCACAAATATCAATGGGCAAACATTAATAAACTCGCCTATCTGGACCCTATTACCCGAAATATCATTCCCCAATTCACCAGTAATTTTAATCTGCTATCAAGAGAACTTCTAGTAAAAAACCAACGGGAGAAAGCCAAACAAGTAGCCAATAAATGTTTGGATGTGTTACCCAAACAGATCTTATCCATGAATCAGGCGGTAGATTTCTATTTTCTATCAGATACACTGTATGAAGTAGATGATACCGAAAAAGCGAACGATTTGGTTAAGCGGAATGCCGATTATGTCTCGGAGCAACTTACTTACCAACTGGCCATAGCTCAGGATAAAAAGGGAAGCCATACGATAGATGAAAAATCTTTAAGATTAGGTATGGGCATTATACACGCCCTATTGGAAAATACCAAAAAGTACAAACAGACCGCTATAGAAAACCACATTGCTCAGCAATATGCAAAACTGGAAAAGGAAATCGCAGAAACGATTTAATTTTATAAAACTTTTTTCCGCAAAAAGTAGGCAAAAGCTCCCGCTGTAGACAGCTGCTCAAAGGTAGTAACCTGCAAATCGCAGCTGTCTAAGGCGGTTTTTGAGCAATACGAAAGGGCGCTACGGGCAGGCATAAGGAATTATGCGGCTGGCAGAACGGCATCGGAGCATAGCGTGGAATAGTTTAGGGTTTTATTCATTAAGTGCTTGTTTTCATAGGTATTACTCATTTGTTCGTTTATGGTAAAGGGGCATTCGTGAGGTCGCTTTGCTTAGTTCATGAGCTTTCAATGGTCGGTTTTGCTCAGCTTTTTCTAAATAAAAAGATTTTTATTTTCTCTCCCTTATACGCTTATACAGTTTCACTGCCATCATCAGTATAACAGCAAACAATACCAATCCTATTACACCATATATCCAATTGACAGCGCTCTTCAATACCACAACAAAAACAATAGCAAACAGTAAGACCGTTGCCAATTCATTCCATAAACGCAATTGAATAGATGTCCAGCGATTAGTCTCATCACTTAACCTGAATAGGATACGCTGGCATATGAAATGGTAAATGATCAAGCCCAAAACAAGTATCAGTTTCACGTGCATCCATGGTTGCTGCAACCATGCCGGATTCAAATAAAGCATGATGGCACCTGCAATGATCGTCAGATACATAGAAGGTGTTGCTATTACCCACCAGAGTAAACGTTCATTACGTTGATACTCTTCATGTAGAACATCATAGGCTACCTTCGATTTAAGTTTGGCTTCTGTATGGTAGATAAAAAGCCTTACCATATAGAACAGACCTGCCATCCAACAGATAACAAAAATAATATGTATGGCTTTTGCGTATAAGTACATAAACCTTATCCGTTTGGGAATACCGTATTTGACAAAGCAAAAAACTAATACCTAAACCCCTTCACCAAATCAATGGCATATTTTACGTTATCAAAGGGAATGTCCGGCATGATACCATGACCTAGGTTAAAAATAAATCCTTCTTCCCCACGCATGCGTTCAAAAAGGTTTAGGATTTTT
This Olivibacter sp. SDN3 DNA region includes the following protein-coding sequences:
- the rpmB gene encoding 50S ribosomal protein L28: MSRICDLTGKAALNGYNVSNSNVKTKRKFYPNLQTKRFFIPEENRWITLKVSTSAIKTINKNGITAVINKFIKKGYV
- the rpmG gene encoding 50S ribosomal protein L33, producing MAKKGNRVQVILECTEHKESGQPGMSRYITTKNKKNTTERLELKKFNPVLKKVTVHKEIK
- a CDS encoding DUF4295 domain-containing protein; translation: MAKKTVATLKTGKGKDYTKVITAVKSPKTGAYTFKELIAHNDHIKDAVEAAKEIVAENAAQ
- the ftsY gene encoding signal recognition particle-docking protein FtsY, with amino-acid sequence MGLFDFFKKKEQTPEVQEALEKGLEKTKEGFFTKITKAVVGKSTVDDDVLDDLEEILVTSDVGVTTTLKIIERIEDRVARDKYVNTSELNGILRDEIQALLAENNSEDFENFEYGKHKPYVIMVVGVNGVGKTTTIGKLAHKLKEADNKVVLGAADTFRAAAVDQIKLWGERVGVRVVAQSMGSDPASVAFDTVQSAVANGEDVAIIDTAGRLHNKLALMNELTKIKNVMKKVVPGAPHEILLVLDASTGQNAIEQCKQFTQATDVNALALTKLDGTAKGGVVIGISDQFKIPVKYIGVGESINDLQLFNKKEFVDSLFK
- the rimO gene encoding 30S ribosomal protein S12 methylthiotransferase RimO, whose product is MRTKKKTPIQPQKPRVNVITLGCSKNIHDSEVLMGQLKGNNMEVVHEANNIYKDDIVVINTCGFIDNAKQESIDTILQYSALKDEGKLNKVIVTGCLSERYKPELESEIPNVDAYFGTNDLQNLLTTVGADYKYELLGERMLSTPNHYAYFKIAEGCNRPCSFCAIPLMRGKHISKPIEDLVKEAKHLAKNGTKELILIAQDLTYYGLDIYGKRNLADLLRHLSDVEGIEWIRLQYAYPSGFPMDILEVMNERDNICNYLDMPLQHISDSMLKSMRRGTTKQKTIDLVNAIRDKVPDIALRTTLICGYPGETQKDFEEMKVWVENTRFDRLGCFTYSHEEKTHAYALDDNISQEVKESRVEEIMDIQQGISYEINQNKVNKTFKVMIDKLESDYLIGRTEYDSPEVDNEVLISVTENYASVGRFVEVQVNRAEDFDLYGTIVK
- the bshC gene encoding bacillithiol biosynthesis cysteine-adding enzyme BshC; amino-acid sequence: MKASYINYSDTNSFSETLIAYIANNKKLAPFIGNRPTLDGFKNQIAQKKGKTDRSLLVNNLQEQYREIDEHFSAVNTNIELLADENTFTVTTGHQLNIFTGPLYFIFKIVSTIKLCNELKKHFPEYNFVPIYWMATEDHDFEEINHTELQGETIKWDIPAQAATGRMETLSMARTVKKYKRILGLSHNSDKLATLVEKAYLSNHNTLADATRYLVNGLFGKYGLVILDGDRQQLKKTFAPYIEQDILRQNSYREIVKTTKALEKQGFEAQVHAREINFFYLTDEIRERIVATKEGKFQVLHQNKFFTEEELLKEIHEHPERFSPNVVMRPLYQEVLLPNLCYVGGGAEIVYWLQLKSNFECYKVDYPILLPRNSALISNEHLDYKIFRLNLTFKSIFRDADDLKKEYVRVHSKHRLNLNEEWLEIEEVFERIKERAGKIDPTLKPSTDAIKTRLCKAINNLERKFVKADKLNFDDAISQIDKIKEKFFPNGQLQERTENFGLLYVKYGDELISDLLRYFNPLDMKFTVLY
- a CDS encoding MmcQ/YjbR family DNA-binding protein, whose translation is MNIEELRTYCLSKKGVTEGFPFGPDTLVFKVGEKIFLLTGLDSNPLSFNVKCDPEWAIELREQHPHSVLPGYHMNKKHWNTIRVNGELHRQQLEKMVDHSYELVFNSLPKSVKDIL
- a CDS encoding DUF2723 domain-containing protein; amino-acid sequence: MEISYTKLNNLLGWICCFLASTVFFLTKEPTASFWDCGEFIAAAYKLQIVHQPGAPLFLLIQNLFSNLAFAGTGHIAYWMNTGAALCSGLTILFLFWTITALAKKAMIKNQEIPGVLQTAQIMGSGIVGALAYAFSDTFWFSAVESEVYAMSSLSTALVFWLILKWENHAHEVRSDKWLILVAFIMGLSIGVHLLNLLTIPVIALVIYFRTHEQSSTKGVLKTLGVSFLILAFILWGVIQYLVMAAAQFDFFFVNQLGLGFGSGITVFAMLLIAAIVLSIRYSINKNKPRLNLALICFSFVLFGYSSFAMVVIRAAANPPLNNYAPDNIFSFLEYVARDQYVATPLITGKYFDSKPIAVKNGANIYRKDQDKYTIIGNKPVYEYDRSTLFPRVHSSEAGRSHPQFYRSWLGLTTSEQPTFISNLQFFITYQSGVMFWRYFMWNFVGRQNDESGQLANLTDGNWLSGIKPLDNLRLGGQYALPQSAQNEPSTNHFYFLPLLLGIVGLLWHYKSSKKDMAVVGLLFFFTGLAIVLYLNDTPMQPRERDYVYAGAFYAFTIWIGLSVMAIIKLLKHKLRPKVATIAAVILAFLMAPALMLKEGWDDHDRSHRHTARDLYARNYLESCEPNAILFTIGDNDTFPLWYAQEVENIRPDVRIVNLGYLSSDWYVKQMREQMNASAPLPINIPPEKIDKGIRDYLEYEDYGISQRIEIKDLLEVMLSDHPSDKSTQSGRNFLPTKKMKLAVDKQDVLKNKVVPKAWEDAITDSMEWDFNQDYITRTHLAFFDILVNNKWERPIYFNAMPSSELMGLDKYLVNEGLVLKLMPVAFNQEREADEIPPAGQLSNIDALHDNLMHKYQWANINKLAYLDPITRNIIPQFTSNFNLLSRELLVKNQREKAKQVANKCLDVLPKQILSMNQAVDFYFLSDTLYEVDDTEKANDLVKRNADYVSEQLTYQLAIAQDKKGSHTIDEKSLRLGMGIIHALLENTKKYKQTAIENHIAQQYAKLEKEIAETI
- a CDS encoding CopD family protein, with amino-acid sequence MYLYAKAIHIIFVICWMAGLFYMVRLFIYHTEAKLKSKVAYDVLHEEYQRNERLLWWVIATPSMYLTIIAGAIMLYLNPAWLQQPWMHVKLILVLGLIIYHFICQRILFRLSDETNRWTSIQLRLWNELATVLLFAIVFVVVLKSAVNWIYGVIGLVLFAVILMMAVKLYKRIRERK